A segment of the Cololabis saira isolate AMF1-May2022 chromosome 3, fColSai1.1, whole genome shotgun sequence genome:
TTTGCAAAAAGTTTTGCTTTTGTTATTATGGGAGCATTTGCAAGAGTGACAGAAAGAGACCGGTGCTTACTCAGCCTGCGTTCGACCGACAGACGGTAGCTGTGGCTGTGGAGAGCCCACAGAAGAACGGTGGAGTGATGGGGAGGCTGATCGGAAGGATGCAGAAGTAGGAGGTGGCAGCAGCGGGTCCTTGGTCAGGCCGAGGAAGCGGTTGAATcttaaattagaaaaaaataaataacattcagTCATTTTTCATAATCTAGTCATACTTCAACAACTCTGCACATCAGCCTCTTTATTCTATAGATTCAACTATGAATATGTACATTACCATCTCTGCACTTCACCACTTATCCCGACAAACTCCACACCCTGAACTAAATTGTGTTCAAACACTTTGTTAATAATAAAGAATACCTATGTACCTAATGCCAACTAAAACTTGTTTGCGTTCAGCAGCTCTGACACGTCTCGCTCCACAAGTTGACAGAAGGAACATGCTTTTAAGACCCATGTAACCCTCTTAAGCTCCTGTTTAGCCTTTCTACATACATAAAACATGAAAGATTAATTAATTTTACTGCGTAGGAAGGTTCAAATGATCAAGCAGTCGTCCGCTGCTCTGCCTCCTCTAAGACGGTGTTTCAGTTCCTGGTCTCAGTCCAGTTAATTGAAACGTCCCCAGGAAAGACGCGGGACCTAACATTGCCCCTGAAGCGTTCATCAGTGTGTGGCTGTGTCGCTGAAGCGAATATGGGTAATTGTGGCTTGTAGCGCAagacatttaacattttcaataCGACAAACTTCATTGCCATTCGGTGACAACAAGATGGGTGTGTTTTGTTATGACAACACACTagcaatttaatttaataaaaaaagaaaatcttactTTGTCCAAACACTTGACCTTCTTTCCTGTGTAAACTTTTCCACCTGCGTTGCTCTAAAAAGAAAGTCaaaatatgaaatgaagcagggACCATATACTATGTTGAGGAAATCATaccaaataataaattaaaatataaacCGGTTTAAATCCACATTACTTGAGTGCCTGACTTCGTATTACAGCCTCCTGCAGTTCAAACAGACGCTGCTTGTACTGGTTCTTCTCCATGACAACTCGAGCCATTTCAGAACGAGAAAAGTGCATCAAAGCAGGAGGACCAGCCTGGATGGGAATATGgagatcatttcatttagctAGGTTTCACGCAACATAAGAAATGCTGCTTGACTATATATTCGAAAATAGTATATGATTGCCTACATTAGGATCAGACTGGAATTCTTCCAGCTCTTTCCGTAGTCTATAAAAGACAATGGACACAAAAGAAACTATTCAAACTGTTTCAAAAATTAAgagatttgaaaaaaatgttgaaaacaatCCTCTGCACCTCTTAagttcctcctccttctccttcatCCGCCCCTCTAATCGTGAGACTGTCTCCTGAAGAGTGGTCACTTCCAGGATAAGAGCTGAACGGTCATCAGTCAACTCACCTACCCGAGATATTAAGGCCTTACGGGCAGCTTCAGCCAAATCACTCAAGAAGAGAAATACAGAAACAAATATGTAAGTTAAAACGGTTGAAACATCAATAGCTGCTTTACTAAACTGGCATTTAAAATATAAGCATTTATTTCTATCCAACAAAGCAACTGAAGAGTCAGAAAAATCCCCCACACAGTTAAGAAATCCCAATAGACGTAACAGTCAAAGAGATTATATTTAGGACTCACTGGATGCCTTTCAGTTCCTCAAACTGGTCTGCACTACCtgaacagaaaaaagtatcaaaACTTCTTAAACGGGCAAAAACTGCATATCCAAAAAGAAACCACAACGACTACAAAAAGGAAGCTGCATGAAAAACATTGCACTCACATATTTATACTTACTGTTAGCAGggtaataaatattttaacctGCTATATTTTCAACCAATCTTTTGACACCTTCAAAGTCCGTCTTACTTTGTGTGTGAAATATTATCAGGACGGAAATTGCACGCTTGCAACAttattttctgctgtaaattgTGATCAGCATCAATTCAACTGTTGCTGATATCAAAGTCAAAGCGGTAAACAACATTTACCTTTTATACCGGCCCCGCGGTCAACAGTGTCCACATAATCTCGACTTAGTTCAGACAGTTCAGAGAATACAGAGTCAGTGTTACGCAGTTCCCACTCCATACTATCAACTTCATCCTCCTCGTCCTCTTCATATTCCTCCTGGTCTTTTTTCTGAAACTCTTttcccttctcctcctccacttTGACCTCATCCATTCTGTCCCCATCTTTCAGCGGCTCTTCATTGATCTGCCAAACCGGGGTGCTGAAGATGAAGTTAGAGTAAAACTTTGGTTTAGCTCATAATTAAATCCAGggtttttacacattttttaatttaaaactgTCAGGATTTTTCAGATAGAACTTTTTAAAACTTATTTTCACGCCACTTTTGTCAGTTAAGCGCAAATGTTTACTTACTTTGTGATATTGTATATTACAGCATCTGTTAATTATAGTTCCAGGTGACAACTAAACAATAACTAGCATTCTAGTCAAGCTGCAATAGTATAAAAAGGTAGGAAAAGTACCAGCATTTTTGCAAATGAAGGAGCTAAACTAACCGGTGCTACTTATCCTCCTGTTAATGTTCCTTTTCATAATAATTGTACAATTGGTTCCCTAACATTTTTCAGGCTGCTTTATGAATGAAAACTAATTGCAAGTTACAAAATTGTGAACTGGAGGCTTCAGAATGTGACATAATAGATGTTGTGTATATCACGTCTTTTACTTCTTACACCAATTCTAGAACATAAAGCAGGTAAAACAGCctggaaacactttttttttagaaatttatttttaaacatattCTGTGCCTTTCAGAAGTCTCTAGGAACCAAATTTATGGTTTAAGGTTGTTACCTTGCTTTCACAGAGTCGTAAAACTGTGTCAGCTCAGGAGTGGAGCTTATGATCTCGTTGATAAATGGATCCAGAGCAGGCTTTGTACAAATATCAATCGCCTTTTCTTCCTTGGCATCAACGTTTTCCAAATACAGAGGACATGAGTTTGAGTGAGGCCTTTTGGTCatctgcaaaagaaaaaagaaacaggaaACCAAAGCTTAATCATTGTCAAAATCTCAGGTAAAAACAACGCACAAATGCAGCGTGTTTGGGTGCTAATCAATTCACCTTTTCATGCACGTTGGATTCTGATGACAAGAGATGAGAAGGAAGGTCACTATTCTTGGACCGTACATGATTCCTAAATACAACAAGGAGTGAtgatattaaagaaaaaaaaaacaaaattagcaAAAAATTTGCAAACACTTTCCATAAATGTCAACATTTTTGgccatcatatatatatatatttgattttTGCGGATACAGCAGCTTGAGTATGACTCATAAAGCTGCTGAGGATAATTAACAGCCTTCCTGAATGAGACGCTGCATGCAAAATAAgaaattatctttaaaaaaacaaaagtactaAAATTAACCTTGAAGGAGACTCCCTTTCAgactccttcctcttttccagaAGTTCCCGATATGTGTGAGCCAactaaaagagaaaatatcaatATCATGtaaagaaaaatacaagaaGCAAAACTGTATAACAAGATATTACTTAACCTAAACTTCAATGAGGACATGAATGTCATCACAAAATGTACTTTActttagatactttttctgtcccACAATGATTGCTCAACATCCACCTTGTTGTATTTGTTGCACAGGCTTAATTTATTTTAGGGTTTAAAAATGTTGGCTGGGTTCATGGTTAAGGAAGTATTAGAAAGATAATTTAAGAGACAGAAGATGCTGAAGAATATCGAGGTGGTCTTTTATGTTATTATTGCCCCACTTTGTGTAATCTACAAGCTCAACTTTAAACACCAAAGCCTCGGAGCATCACCACCGTTCAGATCAGTTAGTGTGCTCGGTTAGAATGCTTCATTTTAACGACTCCAATAATAACTCTAAATATACATCTGCCTCTGTTTGTAAATGAGCTGTATTCATaaaggtttttttcttgttttgttaacaactcaaagtgctttacactaCAAAACACATTAACCCATTCATACACAGCAACAATGAGATGAATGAGATGCATGGCCGCATGTACTAACCCATTTTTTGTTCCGTTAACTGTTATACATAgatcatttttcaggttttgtcACCCGTCAAAATGTGACGTGTTATCATTGAACCCCAACAGCAGAATGTATGATGAGATGCTTCCAATTCAATATTTCTCCTCAATTGTGCACAAAGAAGCCATGGATTCATATCACAATTCAAAGTGTGTTGATTAAGTGTGAATTGTTCAACAAAATAGGGCCTTGATGACATAGTTGAGGATGTATGTCTTTCCGCGCAAATGCACTGCATAACGCATAGATGTCAGGGTGTCATGTTTTAGATGATTAAGACAGGTTCATCTTTTTAGAAAACATCTCTGTACTGAGTTGAGGCACCTTTTCTATCATATACACAATCACACATCAATGAATGCATCGGAGGCAATGTGGAGTTCAGTATATTGCCCATGAACCAGGAAAAAAACCACAGCCTTTTGAGTTAGAAGGTGACTTATCTGTCAACCTTTTAGACAAGTAAAGACTAATTTACTTTCAAACAAATCTTCTCAAGTTGGACTGCCAAGCTAAAATGTATGGCCAAGGATACAAATGTGGCCATGGGACTCACTCTCTGCTTATCCATGACACTCTCCTGTGGAAGGGTTTTCCTTGACACGTGGTCAACAGAAAACTTCAGCCCAGCCCAAAAATTCTGTAGCAAGACGGCAGTCTCTTTGTAAAAGAAGCCTGTGGTTTGGTGGTTTCTGACCGTTCAATTTAGTCTTGACTGTGGGTAACAGTGTTAGGCTTCTTCCTGGGTAGTCTGGATACAATTTGCAAAAAAACTTTgccggcaaaaaaaaaagaaaaagaaaaaaaaagaactgaaacTGAAAGGCTCAGTGAGATGCTCCTGACTGGCATTGAACTAAAATCCCCAACCTCAGACCTGTACTGAGCTCCTCTGACTTCCTTAGAGTGTGTTTTGAACAAACGCTTTTAATTCTGGCAGAAAGAAGATGCCAGCTGGAGTAACTAGTAACTGTCAAGTTCTGAGGCCTTGAGAAGTTAAATAATGTTGCAGGACTTTCAGCCCTGCACTCATTTTAGAAAATCTGTTATTAATCAAAATTTGAGCATCAACTATTTCACAATCCAATAAGAAAAATATGTTATATTCTGTAGTTGCCAAGTATTTGGATTTGCATTCTCACAATGCCCCAAGGAGCCCTCTCTGCTGGACGCTCTCAACAGTTTCTACGCCCGCTTTGACGAACCAAACACCTCCTCCAGCACCAGACTCAACCCTCCACCAGGAGAACAGTCTCCATGCAAAGCTGCTGGTTCTGATAACATCTCCGGACggctgctgaggagctgcacACACGAGCTGACGGAGGTGCTGACGGACATCTTCAACACCTCCCTCCAACAGAGGTGGTCCCGACCTGCCTGAAGACCGCCACGATCATCCCCATCCCCAAAACCTCCACAGTGACAGGCCTGAATGACTGTGGGCCGGTAGCCCTCACCCCAGcagtcacaaagtgcttcaaGACACTGGGTCCAGGGACACTTCAACTGGGTCCCGTcccggacttttcagcagtctgtgagGATACAcaacatctcctcctcctccatcaccctcAGCACAGATTCCCCCCCgggctgtgtgctgagccccCTCATGTACACCTTGCTAACACACGACTGCTCAGCGAGACATCCAAGCTGTCTGATTATGAAgttttgcagatgacacagcTGTATTTGGATGaatcatttgatttgattgattgaatttatttatttaaaacagggataatgcacaaaaaaaacattaatcttgtaaaaCAAGAAGAGATGCTTTGAGCCAGGTTATAGCAACAATTGCTAATTTCCGCCTGTAGTCCACTAACAACGACGAGTCCGACTACAGACATTTACACCTCCAGATGCAGGAAATGGGCCTCCTTCATCATGAAGGACAACAACCCCACGCCGCACATGCTCTGTTTGTCTCTCCTCCCTCAGGCGGGAGGCTACGGAGCATCAAGAGCAGGACCTCCAGACTTAGGAGCAGCTTTTTCCCTGAAGCTGTGAGACTGCTGGACTCTGCAGGACCCCTGTAGCCCCTGCCAACCCCCTCCCCATGCTCAACCCCTGCCCTGATCTCCCTCCTCTGAAAACCACAGACAATGCTACGGTGTAGCAGACAATGCTACATTACACTGCACAACTTGCACAGAATGTAGTTGTTCCCTCATTTACATGGTGCTACACTGTTGTTAactgttttaatatttttatcttattttattatttatttctattctattttgtTACTCCTCGTTCTTTCCATCTCATGTCTAACATGTGCtgaaatgacgataaaaaactCATTGAATCCTTAAAACCTGCTTCCGGCTGGGGAGATCAGAATCAGAGCAGTGGGACAGAGACATTACTCTTGTAAGAGTTGCTTGAGAAGTTGTTAGTTGCTTTATGGAGGATGAAAAAACCCCCACTGATGTGGACATAGAAGTAGCTGAATCTGGCTAAAGAAACAGTAAAATTAGCCACTTTAATATGTGGTCAAGATATCAAAGTGGCTTTGATATCATAGCTTCCCATGACTGTCACATCCTAGATGGGTTGTATGTAAACTTCCTTTTGAAATTATAACTGGGCTGCTTTTTTGAGGGCGAAACAGTCACTGATGGGGTTCAATCTAACCACTTAATAACTGCCTAAAATAACCACTTCGGCTTTCTGCCTCAGAAAATAAACAGTTCAGGGAAATAATTTCAAATCCAATATTGCCATAACATTCAcgtacttgatgactgtatgtAAACTTTAATTTGTAAGTATGAGTGTTTGGGCTAAAAAGAAGTATCTGACCTTGTTGTGAGTATTTCTCAGTGTACTCAGCTCTCTACTCAGATTTGCTTTCTGCTCCTCCAAGGCCACCACTAcaataaaagagaaaacatgcagcttaggaaaaaaaagaaaggatacATGTGATAAACATCTGACCTTGTACATACGAAAACCTGATTGGCAGTAACAGTTGGCAACTTGTATTTatacaatgaaaaaaataaggaCCATAAttgtacaggaaaaaaaactgcaatGAAAATAAATTCCACTTTCCACAGTCAATATTCAAATACTTACACTGATCAGCTTGTTGTCTTGCTTTTTTCTCTAGGTCTCTCTCTCGTCGTTCTCGCTCCTTTTCCCTGCCCCTCATGGCTCTCCTCTCCTGTTCAATTTGATCATCCAACTCCAGATACTTCTAAAGAAAACAGTTCCACACACAGCAAAGTGTCAATGTTATGGACTTTCAAACCTGTAACACAAACCCTGCTTTAGCAGTCACTGTTGTATCATTCCTCACCTCTTGACTTTCTTTCCTTTGAGCTTTTTCGGCTTGATATCTCTCCAACAGCTCCTCTCGCTCAGCTTTTTCTctctccgcctcctcctccctgtCTCTCAGCTGAGCCTTATGGTTGGCCAGCCCCTCCAGGACCCACACAAATATGGGTACCAGGGATTCCACCACACTTTCGCCATGTGTCTCAATAACAGTCTATGGAAAGGTAAAGCAtcccaaaagaaaagaaaaaaaaatgtgaccaCATGCAAATATGCGTTTTTCAATCAAATCAATTATCTATATTGTTTTTATATGAATAGAaatgacagaaaataaaaatgaaagtgtCTTACTTGTAGTTCTGAATACAGTTTTCCTGCTTCCTCACTCACAATGTTGGGGTCCAGATCCACCTCCCCTGTCCCACACAGCACTTTCTCACTGTACTCCAT
Coding sequences within it:
- the si:dkey-17m8.1 gene encoding C-Jun-amino-terminal kinase-interacting protein 3 isoform X1; this encodes MEYSEKVLCGTGEVDLDPNIVSEEAGKLYSELQTVIETHGESVVESLVPIFVWVLEGLANHKAQLRDREEEAEREKAEREELLERYQAEKAQRKESQEKYLELDDQIEQERRAMRGREKERERRERDLEKKARQQADQLVALEEQKANLSRELSTLRNTHNKLAHTYRELLEKRKESERESPSRNHVRSKNSDLPSHLLSSESNVHEKMTKRPHSNSCPLYLENVDAKEEKAIDICTKPALDPFINEIISSTPELTQFYDSVKASTPVWQINEEPLKDGDRMDEVKVEEEKGKEFQKKDQEEYEEDEEDEVDSMEWELRNTDSVFSELSELSRDYVDTVDRGAGIKGSADQFEELKGIHDLAEAARKALISRVGELTDDRSALILEVTTLQETVSRLEGRMKEKEEELKRLRKELEEFQSDPNAGPPALMHFSRSEMARVVMEKNQYKQRLFELQEAVIRSQALKATQVEKFTQERRSSVWTKFNRFLGLTKDPLLPPPTSASFRSASPSLHRSSVGSPQPQLPSVGRTQAEPASPAVVSPRVRRRELYRAIRSQIWASLGKQQIRGWSVPLANTQESKEPVPEPKDVPVLVQLRLLDQRDSTAKLNCAVAVTPEVSGEVTCSVWVLSGPASCSDITVIDPARSNTVLDQFSLPPTAPALCICAVPPIGNSVGTVWIGTQEGSILLHPATAPRRSCLQSVCVSESVHSLTYSNGRVIAGLADGTLVFFSHTSDGWNLQSHSVMPLETNPLQPIRCCLAKGGRLWVGYWNKVHVVDIDGKKVEQIVTVSERSEQQVRFLCAAGSGVWTSCRLDPVLRLFDWSTGRPLQEFDVTALVTKTLGQPFLTLSPLQITSLTIISGRLWLGTGGGAVFSIPLSITSEAVSIPYCSTASAQLCFHGHRQAVRFIIGAPDCLITTPGSSNVTTAQLILSGGEGYINFRIGDDGTDESMDVSQATPQRSERSHMIIWQNPTPSVPSPAL
- the si:dkey-17m8.1 gene encoding C-Jun-amino-terminal kinase-interacting protein 3 isoform X2, giving the protein MEYSEKVLCGTGEVDLDPNIVSEEAGKLYSELQTVIETHGESVVESLVPIFVWVLEGLANHKAQLRDREEEAEREKAEREELLERYQAEKAQRKESQEKYLELDDQIEQERRAMRGREKERERRERDLEKKARQQADQLVALEEQKANLSRELSTLRNTHNKLAHTYRELLEKRKESERESPSRNHVRSKNSDLPSHLLSSESNVHEKMTKRPHSNSCPLYLENVDAKEEKAIDICTKPALDPFINEIISSTPELTQFYDSVKASTPVWQINEEPLKDGDRMDEVKVEEEKGKEFQKKDQEEYEEDEEDEVDSMEWELRNTDSVFSELSELSRDYVDTVDRGAGIKGSADQFEELKGIHDLAEAARKALISRVGELTDDRSALILEVTTLQETVSRLEGRMKEKEEELKRLRKELEEFQSDPNAGPPALMHFSRSEMARVVMEKNQYKQRLFELQEAVIRSQALKATQVEKFTQERRSSVWTKFNRFLGLTKDPLLPPPTSASFRSASPSLHRSSVGSPQPQLPSVGRTQAERRELYRAIRSQIWASLGKQQIRGWSVPLANTQESKEPVPEPKDVPVLVQLRLLDQRDSTAKLNCAVAVTPEVSGEVTCSVWVLSGPASCSDITVIDPARSNTVLDQFSLPPTAPALCICAVPPIGNSVGTVWIGTQEGSILLHPATAPRRSCLQSVCVSESVHSLTYSNGRVIAGLADGTLVFFSHTSDGWNLQSHSVMPLETNPLQPIRCCLAKGGRLWVGYWNKVHVVDIDGKKVEQIVTVSERSEQQVRFLCAAGSGVWTSCRLDPVLRLFDWSTGRPLQEFDVTALVTKTLGQPFLTLSPLQITSLTIISGRLWLGTGGGAVFSIPLSITSEAVSIPYCSTASAQLCFHGHRQAVRFIIGAPDCLITTPGSSNVTTAQLILSGGEGYINFRIGDDGTDESMDVSQATPQRSERSHMIIWQNPTPSVPSPAL